Proteins from a genomic interval of Candidatus Bealeia paramacronuclearis:
- the rpsU gene encoding 30S ribosomal protein S21: MQVVVRDNNVDQALRVLKKKLQREGVFREMKLRRHYEKPSVKRARQAAEAVRRTRKLARKRAEREGSV, translated from the coding sequence ATGCAAGTTGTCGTTCGTGATAATAACGTCGATCAAGCGTTGCGCGTTCTCAAGAAGAAACTTCAACGTGAGGGTGTTTTCCGCGAGATGAAGCTTCGCCGCCATTACGAGAAGCCTTCGGTCAAACGTGCACGTCAAGCGGCTGAAGCCGTCCGTAGAACACGTAAGCTCGCACGTAAACGTGCTGAACGTGAAGGATCTGTATAA
- the fabI gene encoding enoyl-ACP reductase FabI: protein MTQSHSQSHSLMAGKRGLIMGVANDHSLAWAIARYAAAHGADLAFTYQGDVLKKRVAPLAESVGSSILIPCDVADENGIAETFQELRKTWDEIDFVVHAIGYSDKEELKGKYIDVSRKNFNMAMDISCYSFTEIAREATKMMRDGGSLLTLTYYGAEKVMPHYNVMGLAKAALEASVKYLAVDLGDRNIRVNAISAGPMKTLAASGIGDFRYILKWNQYNSPLKRNITSEDVGGAGLYLLSDLSSGVTGEIHYVDCGYNVVGMKAIDAPDIALV from the coding sequence ATGACACAATCTCATTCACAATCTCATTCTTTAATGGCGGGTAAACGCGGTTTAATTATGGGGGTCGCCAACGACCACTCTTTGGCCTGGGCCATCGCCAGGTACGCAGCCGCTCACGGTGCAGATTTGGCTTTTACCTATCAAGGCGATGTCTTGAAAAAGCGCGTCGCCCCTTTGGCGGAATCTGTGGGTTCTTCAATTCTTATTCCTTGTGACGTTGCGGACGAAAATGGAATTGCAGAAACTTTTCAAGAACTTCGTAAAACGTGGGATGAAATCGACTTCGTCGTTCATGCCATTGGATATTCGGATAAAGAAGAGCTCAAAGGCAAATACATTGACGTAAGCCGCAAGAATTTTAATATGGCTATGGATATTTCTTGCTATTCCTTCACGGAAATCGCCCGGGAAGCCACTAAAATGATGCGCGACGGCGGAAGTCTTTTAACTCTGACCTATTATGGCGCTGAAAAAGTCATGCCCCATTATAATGTTATGGGCCTTGCCAAAGCCGCCCTTGAAGCTAGCGTAAAATATCTCGCCGTTGATTTGGGTGATCGCAATATCCGCGTGAATGCCATTTCTGCAGGGCCGATGAAAACGTTGGCAGCCTCAGGCATTGGAGATTTCCGTTATATCCTCAAGTGGAATCAATACAACTCACCTTTAAAGCGCAACATCACCTCTGAAGATGTGGGTGGCGCAGGGCTTTATCTTTTGAGCGATCTTTCCAGTGGTGTTACCGGTGAAATCCACTATGTGGATTGTGGCTACAATGTGGTGGGAATGAAGGCTATTGATGCTCCGGACATTGCATTGGTATAG
- a CDS encoding CDP-alcohol phosphatidyltransferase family protein — protein MNLPNFITLARLLSVPVIVWLILLHEQSLAFIIFLIASISDALDGFLARILKERTTLGAYLDPIADKALLVGVYAALGNEHLIPLWVVILVIFRDTIIIGGIILLGLLSKTFKMEPFLISKINTTIQLLYIVYVLSPLPAIIGIPILGEMIAWTVGITTLISGASYVKVGLEILTREDV, from the coding sequence GTGAACCTGCCCAATTTCATCACCTTGGCCCGACTGTTATCCGTTCCCGTTATTGTCTGGCTTATTTTACTTCATGAGCAATCTTTAGCGTTTATCATTTTCCTCATCGCCAGCATTTCGGATGCCTTGGATGGGTTTTTGGCGCGTATTTTAAAGGAACGAACAACCCTTGGGGCTTATCTTGATCCTATTGCTGACAAAGCCTTACTCGTAGGCGTTTATGCGGCATTGGGGAATGAACACCTTATTCCTCTTTGGGTTGTGATTTTAGTAATTTTCAGAGACACCATTATTATTGGGGGTATAATTTTGCTGGGGCTGCTTTCAAAGACTTTTAAAATGGAGCCTTTTTTAATCTCAAAAATCAATACGACGATCCAGCTTCTTTATATTGTTTATGTTCTTTCTCCACTTCCTGCTATAATCGGTATACCAATTCTGGGGGAAATGATCGCGTGGACGGTTGGAATTACGACGCTGATTTCTGGTGCCAGTTACGTTAAAGTGGGACTTGAGATTTTAACCCGTGAGGATGTCTAA
- a CDS encoding RNA-guided endonuclease TnpB family protein, which yields MLLVHKVELKPNNKQATYFRKACGVARFAYNWALDQWKKQYQNGEKPTEISLRKLLNACKAEEYPWMQEVTKNAPQQAIKNLGSAFNRFFRKQGGYPKFKKKGIRDSFRADNGPPQKGESAIRVTGKKIQIPCLGWVKITENLRFQGQIKSLTISRVADRWFASISVEIDKLPHVRKNQGIVGVDLGITKLATLSNGMVVEGAKAHTALLKKLKRSSRQLSRKDKKSMNFKKHTQKLARLHARIANIRRDYLHKATTDIVLNHHEIGIENLNVKGMSANRKLARHILDQSFYEFRRQLEYKAGLYNAQIFVADRFFPSSKLCHSCGCVYADLKLSERHWTCPHCNQSHDRDVNAALNLQRLCTGSSPETYACGVGSSGSFARQISETTCVESGIQHHA from the coding sequence ATGCTGTTAGTTCATAAAGTAGAATTGAAGCCAAATAATAAGCAGGCGACTTATTTTAGAAAAGCCTGCGGTGTTGCACGCTTTGCTTATAATTGGGCTTTAGATCAATGGAAGAAACAATACCAGAATGGTGAGAAGCCTACAGAAATAAGCCTGCGTAAACTTCTCAATGCTTGTAAGGCGGAAGAATATCCTTGGATGCAAGAGGTCACTAAAAATGCCCCTCAACAAGCCATCAAAAATTTAGGATCAGCTTTTAACCGCTTTTTCCGCAAACAGGGAGGATATCCCAAGTTTAAAAAGAAAGGAATCAGGGATAGCTTTAGAGCGGACAATGGTCCGCCCCAAAAAGGAGAGTCTGCCATTCGTGTGACAGGTAAAAAGATTCAAATTCCTTGTTTGGGATGGGTCAAAATAACAGAGAATTTGAGATTTCAAGGACAAATAAAATCCTTGACGATCTCAAGAGTTGCAGACCGATGGTTTGCATCCATCAGTGTTGAAATAGACAAACTGCCTCATGTACGCAAGAACCAAGGTATTGTGGGTGTGGATTTGGGTATTACAAAACTGGCAACTTTATCCAATGGCATGGTTGTTGAGGGAGCAAAGGCACATACCGCTTTGCTGAAGAAGTTAAAACGATCTTCTCGACAGCTATCTCGTAAAGATAAAAAGAGTATGAATTTTAAAAAGCATACTCAAAAACTGGCACGTCTTCACGCCCGAATCGCTAATATCAGACGTGATTATCTCCATAAGGCAACAACCGATATTGTCCTGAATCATCATGAAATTGGCATTGAAAACCTAAATGTCAAAGGTATGTCAGCGAACAGAAAATTAGCTCGACATATTTTAGATCAGTCTTTTTATGAATTCAGGCGTCAATTGGAATATAAGGCAGGTCTCTATAATGCTCAAATTTTTGTTGCTGATCGGTTCTTTCCGTCAAGCAAGCTCTGCCATAGCTGCGGATGTGTTTATGCGGATTTAAAGTTGTCGGAGAGACATTGGACGTGTCCACATTGCAACCAATCTCATGACAGAGATGTGAATGCAGCCCTTAATTTACAACGTTTATGTACGGGCAGCTCGCCCGAAACTTATGCCTGTGGAGTGGGAAGCTCTGGCTCATTTGCTCGTCAAATAAGTGAAACTACCTGCGTTGAATCAGGAATACAACACCATGCGTAA
- a CDS encoding EamA family transporter: MTQMKNYIPAALAILGISLSPIFVKLSEVGVISTGFFRFFLALPFLWGWMIHEQSGAKVEHLPRSIKDYISLFLSGTFLGLDIIFWHWSLNNTHIANSMLLNNLTAILVALYAWLIWKEKITAFTVLGIFVASLGAIILVTDGGLITAL, from the coding sequence ATGACTCAAATGAAAAATTATATTCCTGCAGCTTTGGCCATTTTAGGAATTTCTCTTTCTCCTATTTTTGTCAAATTGAGCGAAGTAGGTGTGATATCAACAGGATTCTTCAGATTTTTCCTGGCGCTCCCTTTTTTGTGGGGATGGATGATTCATGAGCAATCCGGCGCCAAAGTTGAACATCTGCCAAGAAGCATTAAAGATTACATCTCTCTTTTCTTGTCGGGCACGTTTTTGGGACTTGATATTATTTTTTGGCATTGGTCCTTGAACAATACGCATATTGCCAATTCCATGCTTTTGAACAATCTCACAGCCATTTTGGTGGCACTCTATGCGTGGCTTATTTGGAAGGAAAAAATCACAGCTTTTACTGTTTTGGGAATATTCGTGGCAAGCCTTGGCGCCATCATTTTGGTAACCGATGGAGGGTTAATAACTGCTCTTTAA
- a CDS encoding AI-2E family transporter, with the protein MMLSDRARNKWLWIGIIGAFSLFIYEIRPILLPFITSFIVAYALSPLISKLEFYKINRGLGALLLVGAFFVFLATLLFMAIPFLQTELTFLVSKLPTYGNRLMTFLKPIIDDLAIYIKPTDLERLQSTASEYLMDIVRWLLRAIVSVLTSGLALANLISLIVITPIVSFYFLRDWNKMSGAIDSLLPLQNAPKIRNLLNEIDETIGGYARGQGLVCLTLGVYYATMLSIAGLDFSVMVGTIIGCVAFIPYVGAFIGFVLSLGIAFSQFNDWSSIGLVAGIFLVGQILEGYLLIPRFVGDRVGLHPVWVIFAILAGGVLYGFIGVLIALPMAAALGVVVRFSIQEYKTSLLYKGLTTVKSKKASEKTL; encoded by the coding sequence ATGATGCTTTCAGATCGTGCTCGGAATAAATGGCTTTGGATCGGGATTATAGGTGCATTTTCTCTATTTATTTATGAGATTCGTCCAATTCTTCTGCCATTTATCACAAGTTTTATCGTGGCCTATGCCTTAAGTCCTCTCATTTCAAAATTAGAATTCTATAAAATCAACCGTGGTTTGGGGGCTCTTCTTTTGGTGGGGGCCTTTTTTGTCTTTCTGGCGACTCTTCTTTTTATGGCAATTCCGTTTTTGCAGACAGAACTCACTTTCTTGGTTTCAAAATTACCCACATATGGAAACCGTTTGATGACATTCCTTAAGCCCATTATTGATGATCTGGCCATTTACATTAAGCCCACAGATCTTGAACGACTCCAATCAACTGCCAGTGAGTATTTAATGGATATCGTCAGATGGTTGCTTCGCGCCATTGTAAGCGTACTCACCAGTGGTTTAGCCCTTGCCAATCTCATTTCTTTGATCGTAATCACACCCATCGTTTCGTTTTATTTTTTGCGGGATTGGAACAAAATGTCGGGAGCAATTGATTCTCTTTTGCCACTTCAAAATGCCCCCAAGATTCGAAATCTCTTGAATGAGATCGATGAAACTATCGGGGGATATGCCCGTGGACAAGGCCTTGTTTGCCTCACGCTCGGTGTTTATTACGCAACGATGCTCTCCATTGCAGGGCTGGATTTCAGTGTCATGGTGGGAACCATCATTGGTTGTGTGGCCTTTATTCCTTATGTCGGAGCCTTCATCGGTTTTGTTTTGAGTTTGGGGATTGCCTTTTCTCAGTTCAACGATTGGTCCTCCATTGGGCTGGTTGCTGGAATCTTTTTAGTGGGTCAAATTTTGGAAGGATATCTTCTTATTCCACGCTTCGTGGGTGATCGGGTCGGCCTTCATCCTGTTTGGGTTATTTTTGCCATTTTGGCAGGCGGCGTTCTTTATGGATTCATCGGTGTTTTGATTGCCCTGCCCATGGCTGCAGCCTTAGGGGTTGTTGTGCGTTTTTCTATTCAAGAATACAAAACCAGCCTCCTTTATAAGGGACTTACGACCGTAAAGTCGAAGAAGGCATCAGAAAAAACCTTATGA
- a CDS encoding HdaA/DnaA family protein: MNPHQFLLPLTLHPSFEMGDFIVSSSNEEALSWLGKWPEWPSRTLLIYGSQGSGKSHLASIWKSNARLLRPEEITVETLEVILTKSQNHFILDNAEYVKDEEALFHFLNATRQGDGSLLLLSQTPPREWGLTLPDLQSRLNALIAVGIQEPDDHLMRGLIKKYALDQQIPLSVDVLNYLFHHLPRSYQGLWASLEYINAEALRKKRGITIPLVREALLEHTLII, from the coding sequence ATGAATCCTCACCAATTTCTCCTTCCCCTCACTCTTCATCCCTCTTTTGAAATGGGGGATTTCATTGTGTCATCATCCAATGAAGAAGCCCTCTCTTGGCTTGGGAAATGGCCTGAATGGCCCTCCCGTACACTCTTGATTTATGGCAGTCAAGGTTCTGGGAAATCACATCTGGCCTCCATTTGGAAATCCAATGCCCGTCTTTTGAGGCCTGAGGAAATTACGGTTGAGACTCTTGAGGTGATTCTGACAAAATCACAAAACCACTTCATCCTTGATAATGCAGAATACGTTAAAGATGAAGAAGCCCTTTTTCATTTTTTAAATGCGACACGCCAGGGTGATGGGTCCTTATTATTATTGAGTCAAACTCCGCCGAGGGAGTGGGGACTCACATTGCCGGATTTACAATCTCGATTGAACGCACTCATAGCTGTGGGCATTCAAGAACCCGATGATCATTTGATGCGTGGGTTGATTAAAAAGTACGCCTTAGACCAACAAATCCCCTTGTCTGTAGATGTTTTGAATTATCTTTTTCATCATCTTCCCCGTAGTTATCAGGGGCTTTGGGCAAGTCTTGAATATATCAATGCTGAAGCCCTTCGGAAAAAACGTGGCATTACCATTCCCCTCGTGAGAGAGGCGCTTTTGGAGCACACGCTAATTATTTAA
- a CDS encoding COQ9 family protein — protein sequence MGDTPFYDRNVLKVEILEKALSHVSFLGWKDPLILESLQDMNQDPSWSWRLFPEGVRDLLEFWSNSLDQEMLKILNKEGTSHLKIREKITLAVKTRLILLESHKDAARQAFYYFSKPQQIPLALRLSAKTVDEIWYWAGDKSTDYNYYTKRLLLGGVYSSTLFYWLKDESPDHQKTWDFLERRINTVLELPKLPQKAQACTKDLAHRLREVVGALRP from the coding sequence ATGGGTGACACACCTTTTTACGATCGCAACGTTCTTAAAGTCGAAATTTTAGAAAAAGCCTTGTCTCACGTATCTTTTTTAGGATGGAAAGATCCTCTTATTCTTGAGTCACTTCAAGATATGAACCAAGATCCGTCCTGGAGCTGGCGCCTTTTCCCTGAAGGCGTCCGCGATCTTCTTGAATTTTGGAGCAACTCCCTTGATCAAGAGATGCTGAAAATTTTAAATAAGGAAGGCACATCGCACCTTAAAATTCGTGAGAAAATTACATTGGCTGTGAAAACGCGCCTGATACTTTTGGAGTCTCACAAGGATGCAGCGCGCCAGGCCTTTTATTATTTTTCCAAGCCGCAACAAATCCCCTTGGCGTTGCGACTTTCTGCCAAGACCGTAGATGAAATTTGGTATTGGGCCGGGGACAAATCAACAGATTATAATTATTACACCAAGCGCCTGCTTCTAGGGGGCGTTTATTCCTCAACTCTCTTCTATTGGTTGAAAGACGAAAGTCCTGATCATCAAAAGACGTGGGACTTTCTTGAAAGGCGTATTAACACTGTGCTTGAATTACCCAAGCTTCCTCAAAAAGCTCAGGCATGCACAAAAGACCTTGCACATCGGCTGAGGGAAGTGGTTGGAGCCTTACGGCCGTGA
- a CDS encoding alpha/beta hydrolase, translated as MTYKNLVLVGFSQGAMVALDLGLHGKNSPSGIIAYSGAYIPQEKSIPKKTPILLVHGKEDTIVPFQASEMSYDILKGSDVQLHLLEKLNHSIDDRGLDLGLNFIQKNL; from the coding sequence CTGACTTATAAAAATCTAGTTCTCGTAGGCTTTTCACAAGGGGCAATGGTGGCGCTCGATCTTGGGCTTCATGGGAAGAACTCACCTTCAGGAATTATTGCTTATTCGGGGGCCTATATACCCCAAGAAAAAAGTATCCCAAAAAAAACTCCAATTCTTTTAGTCCATGGCAAAGAGGACACCATTGTGCCATTTCAAGCTTCTGAAATGTCTTACGACATCTTAAAAGGAAGTGATGTCCAACTCCACCTTTTGGAGAAATTAAATCATTCTATTGATGATCGAGGGCTTGATTTGGGCCTGAATTTTATTCAGAAAAATCTATAA
- a CDS encoding AmpG family muropeptide MFS transporter, whose protein sequence is MDDMILKTRDLWNLLDRRILAIFFLGISSGLPFLLTLSTLSFWLTQSGVSKTAIGMFVVVTIPYTFKFLWGPLVDRWNLPILANLLGKRRSWALMAQIFLVLALIGLGSTSPHENLLLTALMAFLVALSSACQDIVVEAYRIEIIDEDQYGVAASSTYLGYRIGMLISGYGALYLSTFLSWSDVYNIMAFFVVLGMITVFFAPRTRIMVASASPHPKLKKEISSSDISARFFNWLKSTFWPPLRELIQTYDWRVVLAFIFFYKVGDTVLNVMSTPFLIEIGYSTLEIANVAKLFGISAMIFGGFLGGFFLTRFGIFASLILCAALQILSSLMFLVQALVGYNLGVLTITIGVENFTCGLGAAAYIAYLSSMCSAPNTATHFALLSSFGSLARIVLSIAAGWLADQMSWSQFYLFTALASVPCMMLLAHSARHFTPLGAAHERV, encoded by the coding sequence ATGGATGATATGATCCTTAAAACCCGCGACCTCTGGAATTTACTCGACCGCCGCATTCTTGCGATTTTTTTCTTAGGAATTTCAAGTGGCTTGCCGTTTTTATTGACGCTTTCAACCCTTAGCTTTTGGTTGACGCAATCGGGCGTCTCGAAAACGGCCATCGGCATGTTTGTGGTCGTGACTATTCCTTACACCTTTAAGTTTCTCTGGGGGCCTCTTGTCGATCGATGGAACCTGCCCATTTTGGCAAATTTATTGGGAAAACGACGCAGTTGGGCGCTTATGGCGCAGATATTTTTGGTTTTGGCACTTATTGGTCTGGGGAGCACATCTCCCCATGAAAATCTTTTATTAACGGCGCTTATGGCTTTTTTGGTTGCCCTTTCATCAGCATGCCAAGACATTGTGGTCGAAGCTTATCGTATCGAAATTATAGACGAGGATCAGTACGGCGTTGCGGCCTCATCCACATACTTGGGATATCGTATTGGTATGTTAATTTCAGGCTATGGAGCTCTTTACTTGTCGACATTTCTCTCGTGGTCGGATGTTTACAATATAATGGCATTCTTTGTTGTCTTAGGTATGATTACTGTTTTTTTTGCGCCACGCACGCGCATTATGGTGGCAAGCGCCTCTCCTCATCCTAAGCTTAAAAAAGAAATTTCATCTTCTGATATTTCTGCCCGTTTTTTCAATTGGCTCAAGTCCACATTTTGGCCACCCTTGCGGGAACTCATCCAAACGTACGATTGGCGTGTGGTTCTGGCTTTTATCTTCTTCTACAAAGTGGGAGACACCGTTCTTAATGTGATGAGCACCCCGTTTCTCATTGAAATTGGATATAGTACCCTTGAGATTGCCAATGTTGCCAAGCTTTTTGGAATCAGCGCGATGATTTTTGGTGGATTTTTAGGGGGATTTTTTCTGACGCGTTTTGGAATTTTTGCAAGCCTTATTCTTTGTGCAGCTCTTCAAATTCTCTCAAGTCTTATGTTTCTGGTGCAAGCCCTTGTGGGCTATAATTTAGGTGTTTTGACGATTACAATTGGGGTTGAGAATTTTACTTGTGGTCTTGGGGCTGCAGCCTATATTGCCTATCTTTCAAGTATGTGCAGCGCACCCAATACGGCTACCCATTTTGCGCTTTTATCCTCGTTTGGATCTTTAGCGCGGATCGTACTTTCGATTGCGGCGGGATGGCTTGCAGATCAAATGAGCTGGTCCCAGTTTTACCTCTTCACAGCCTTGGCTTCAGTTCCCTGTATGATGCTTCTTGCGCATTCCGCGCGGCACTTCACGCCCCTGGGCGCAGCTCATGAGCGGGTTTAA
- a CDS encoding DMT family transporter, whose translation MNFENTKGDLQALMSAVFYSAYLLSVKKLRDRFSAVTILAWGGMASVYVLAIFAFTTETQIVPQSFYGWAILISLALVGQILGQGMLSYAMRYFSAPFSAIMITFVPVISTLLAWAIFGESLTFWKMLGGIVILSGIIITKLSEIKTNTKLEDTIEN comes from the coding sequence ATCAATTTTGAAAATACAAAAGGAGACCTTCAGGCACTTATGTCTGCGGTGTTTTATTCTGCTTATTTATTGAGCGTGAAAAAGCTGCGCGATCGTTTTTCCGCCGTCACCATTTTGGCTTGGGGCGGAATGGCCAGCGTTTATGTCTTGGCGATTTTTGCCTTCACAACGGAAACACAAATTGTACCGCAGAGTTTTTACGGCTGGGCCATTTTAATCTCTCTCGCTTTGGTCGGTCAAATTTTGGGCCAGGGAATGCTGAGCTATGCCATGCGTTATTTTTCCGCTCCCTTTTCTGCAATCATGATCACATTTGTGCCCGTAATTTCGACATTGCTCGCCTGGGCCATTTTTGGGGAAAGTCTCACATTCTGGAAAATGCTCGGTGGCATCGTGATTCTTTCAGGAATTATCATCACAAAACTAAGTGAAATTAAAACCAACACCAAGCTGGAAGACACGATCGAGAACTAA
- a CDS encoding IS607 family transposase, with protein sequence MDKLLSIREASRILGVSNGTLRRWEKESRLVPERTAGGQRRYPLSALRPHLVRTEKIDRKTLCYARVSSHDQRQDLERQKQVLEMYCAAQGWKFETIADLGSGMNYNKKGLKILISAILDREAGRLVLTHKDRLLRFGAELIFSICEMNQVEVVIINQGKEPSFEEELAKDVLEIITVFSARLYGARSKKNKKLLEGLKEAYDAVSS encoded by the coding sequence ATGGATAAGTTATTGAGTATCAGAGAAGCCAGTCGTATTCTTGGAGTGTCAAATGGCACATTAAGGCGATGGGAAAAAGAGAGTCGCCTTGTTCCCGAAAGAACAGCGGGAGGACAAAGACGTTATCCTTTATCTGCCTTGCGCCCTCATCTTGTTCGCACTGAAAAGATAGATAGAAAAACGCTTTGCTATGCTCGTGTTTCCAGTCACGATCAACGGCAGGATTTGGAAAGACAAAAACAAGTCCTTGAGATGTATTGTGCAGCTCAAGGTTGGAAGTTTGAGACCATTGCGGATCTTGGCAGTGGTATGAATTACAACAAAAAGGGTCTGAAGATCCTGATTAGTGCCATTTTAGACAGAGAAGCAGGTCGATTGGTTTTAACCCATAAAGACAGGCTGTTAAGATTTGGAGCAGAATTAATCTTTTCCATTTGTGAGATGAATCAGGTAGAAGTTGTGATTATCAATCAAGGGAAAGAACCCTCTTTTGAAGAGGAACTCGCCAAAGATGTGTTGGAAATTATCACTGTTTTTTCGGCCAGATTGTATGGTGCGAGAAGTAAAAAGAACAAGAAATTATTGGAAGGTCTGAAAGAAGCCTACGATGCTGTTAGTTCATAA
- a CDS encoding DNA-packaging protein, with product MFIKYHTLKKNVQEKFNWVRHARPSQRIPKGLWRTWLILAGRGFGKTRTGAETLKRWVQEGKAKRIALVGETAHDVRHVMIEGSSGLFSVYPSWERPHYESSKRLLTWPNGSVAQTFSGDTPCQLRGPQFDAAWVDELAKFKNPEKTWNQLMMGLRLGDNPRAIITTTPRPLKLLKTLIASPAVHVTRGSTFENEAHLATGFLEEMQACYSETRLGLQELYAELLENERGALWRQEMIQGAHDASPSLPFTRIVVALDPAVTSKSRSDETGIIVAGLDQEGRGVVLEDLSMKGSPSQWIQVAIAAYDRFQADRIVAEVNQGGDMVEDMLRAQDSRVSFKAVRATRGKAIRAEPIAALYERGKILHAKVFPTLEAQLIGYLPQSTKKSPDRMDALVWAMTELMLGNAANHPEWWR from the coding sequence TTGTTTATCAAATACCATACTCTCAAGAAAAATGTACAAGAAAAATTTAACTGGGTACGGCATGCGCGACCCTCGCAGCGTATTCCCAAAGGTCTTTGGCGAACGTGGTTGATTTTAGCTGGTCGTGGATTTGGAAAAACCAGAACGGGGGCGGAGACTTTAAAGCGCTGGGTTCAAGAGGGGAAAGCCAAGCGCATTGCGCTGGTGGGTGAAACCGCTCATGACGTGAGACATGTCATGATCGAAGGATCCTCAGGACTTTTTTCCGTTTATCCCAGTTGGGAAAGGCCTCATTATGAATCGTCAAAGCGCCTTTTGACGTGGCCCAATGGGAGCGTTGCCCAAACCTTTAGTGGGGACACTCCTTGTCAACTACGGGGACCTCAGTTTGATGCTGCGTGGGTCGATGAATTGGCAAAGTTTAAAAATCCAGAAAAAACTTGGAATCAGCTCATGATGGGGCTCCGCTTGGGCGACAACCCTCGTGCCATTATCACAACAACACCAAGGCCTTTAAAACTTTTAAAAACACTTATAGCAAGCCCCGCGGTGCATGTGACACGCGGATCTACGTTTGAGAATGAAGCCCATTTAGCGACAGGGTTTCTTGAGGAAATGCAGGCGTGTTACTCGGAGACGCGTCTGGGTCTTCAAGAGCTTTATGCGGAGCTTTTGGAAAATGAACGGGGTGCCTTGTGGCGACAAGAGATGATTCAAGGTGCGCATGACGCATCCCCAAGTCTGCCTTTTACCCGTATTGTGGTCGCTCTGGATCCGGCCGTGACCTCAAAGTCGAGAAGTGATGAGACGGGAATCATTGTGGCAGGACTCGATCAAGAGGGCAGGGGGGTGGTTTTGGAAGATCTTTCAATGAAGGGAAGTCCCAGCCAATGGATTCAAGTGGCCATTGCTGCCTATGATCGCTTTCAAGCCGACCGCATTGTGGCAGAAGTCAATCAAGGAGGTGATATGGTTGAAGATATGCTTCGCGCCCAAGACTCCCGGGTGAGCTTTAAAGCGGTAAGGGCAACCCGCGGAAAAGCCATCCGGGCTGAACCCATAGCAGCCCTTTACGAGCGAGGTAAAATCCTTCACGCCAAAGTATTTCCGACCCTTGAGGCACAGCTGATAGGATATCTCCCTCAATCAACAAAAAAATCCCCCGATCGCATGGATGCCCTTGTTTGGGCTATGACGGAATTAATGTTGGGGAACGCCGCAAACCACCCCGAATGGTGGCGATGA